The following proteins are encoded in a genomic region of Prochlorococcus marinus XMU1408:
- a CDS encoding N-acetylmuramoyl-L-alanine amidase produces the protein MFKDQSLKSKLGLVAGLIFCSNFFLSLPLRSASALAAWALSSDGSLKLRTSSGTKLDAFFQPSTNDKGERVWVDFPGELSRPRTLKGNGSVKEIRLGKPSDGITRLVIEFLPSVELEYSKLKLIGISPNTWELKFIGLESNSFSSIGEGNILRNSIKRTFEKINIQDLDISSLPNVPYGKYKVVIDPGHGGSDPGAVGINGLRETDIVLEVSKNVSEFLTKKGVKTLLTRNYERTLDLQPRVEKANNSKADAFVSIHANATRGKRKEVNGLETYYYSGYKGYSLAKNIHKQILITSTQSPDRGVRRSRFYVIRKTSMPAALVEIGFVTGIYDASLLRQKAYRYKMSFAIAKGILNYLKVSN, from the coding sequence ATGTTTAAAGATCAATCTTTAAAGTCCAAATTAGGATTGGTTGCGGGATTAATTTTTTGTTCCAACTTTTTTCTTTCTTTGCCTCTCAGATCCGCTAGTGCACTTGCTGCATGGGCATTATCTAGTGATGGCAGTCTTAAATTAAGAACTTCTTCTGGGACGAAATTAGATGCTTTTTTTCAACCATCTACTAATGATAAAGGTGAAAGAGTATGGGTTGATTTTCCTGGAGAATTAAGTAGGCCTAGAACTTTAAAAGGCAATGGATCTGTAAAGGAAATCAGGTTAGGAAAACCTTCTGATGGTATTACAAGGCTTGTTATTGAGTTTTTACCATCAGTTGAATTAGAATATTCAAAATTAAAATTAATTGGGATTTCTCCAAACACTTGGGAGCTGAAATTTATTGGTTTAGAAAGTAATTCTTTTAGCTCTATTGGAGAAGGTAATATTTTAAGAAACTCTATAAAACGAACTTTTGAAAAAATCAATATTCAGGATTTAGATATTTCATCTTTGCCAAATGTTCCTTATGGGAAGTATAAAGTTGTGATAGATCCTGGGCATGGTGGTTCAGATCCTGGTGCTGTTGGTATAAATGGATTAAGAGAGACTGATATTGTGTTAGAGGTGTCAAAGAATGTTTCTGAATTTTTAACAAAGAAAGGGGTTAAAACATTACTAACTCGTAATTATGAGAGAACATTAGATTTACAACCTAGAGTTGAAAAAGCTAATAACTCAAAAGCAGATGCTTTCGTTAGCATTCATGCGAATGCGACTAGAGGAAAAAGAAAGGAAGTAAATGGTTTAGAGACTTATTACTATTCTGGATATAAAGGCTATTCCTTAGCTAAAAATATTCATAAACAAATTTTAATAACTTCTACCCAAAGCCCAGATAGAGGTGTTCGGAGATCTCGTTTTTATGTAATTAGAAAAACATCTATGCCTGCAGCTCTTGTAGAGATTGGATTTGTTACTGGTATTTATGATGCCTCTTTATTACGTCAAAAAGCTTACAGATACAAAATGTCTTTTGCTATTGCTAAGGGGATACTTAATTATCTCAAAGTATCAAATTAA
- the murI gene encoding glutamate racemase: MRLGLFDSGVGGLTILKKVVDLCPNVSFIYLADTARIPYGVKTSNEIIQFADEISEWFISQNIDAFLVACNTTNAIALDVIKNKLDVPVFDLIRSASSTIQESRVGVLATPTTVKTKAYTNAILEFNPRTFVIEQSCPEFVPMIEMNKINSDEIIDLAIGYLEPLLKQKIESIILGCSHYPLITSLLTEILPTSVKLIDPAQTLALKLKLYMDSKTSNFSKKKYLVDSKFYATSDPKDFSYRAKQWMNVFPEVKLVSLQKKRCVS; this comes from the coding sequence ATGCGTCTTGGATTGTTTGATAGCGGTGTTGGCGGTTTGACAATTTTAAAAAAGGTTGTTGATTTATGCCCTAATGTTTCATTTATATATTTAGCTGATACCGCAAGAATTCCCTACGGAGTGAAAACATCTAATGAGATAATTCAATTTGCTGATGAAATATCAGAATGGTTTATTTCTCAGAATATCGATGCTTTCTTAGTTGCTTGTAACACAACAAATGCAATTGCCTTGGATGTTATCAAAAATAAATTAGATGTACCTGTTTTCGACTTGATTCGCTCTGCTTCCTCAACTATCCAAGAATCCAGAGTGGGGGTTCTTGCTACTCCTACTACAGTTAAAACTAAAGCTTATACAAATGCGATTTTAGAATTTAATCCAAGAACTTTTGTAATTGAACAATCTTGTCCCGAATTTGTCCCAATGATTGAAATGAATAAAATTAATTCAGATGAGATTATTGATTTAGCAATTGGATATTTAGAACCTCTTTTAAAGCAAAAAATTGAGTCTATTATCCTTGGTTGCAGTCACTATCCTCTTATAACTTCTTTGCTTACAGAGATATTACCCACTAGTGTCAAATTGATTGACCCCGCCCAGACTCTTGCTTTGAAGTTAAAGCTATATATGGATTCAAAAACAAGCAATTTTTCAAAGAAGAAATATTTAGTTGATTCAAAGTTTTATGCAACCTCTGATCCTAAAGACTTTTCTTACAGAGCTAAGCAATGGATGAATGTGTTTCCTGAAGTTAAACTCGTTTCGCTGCAGAAGAAGCGTTGTGTCTCTTAA
- the sds gene encoding solanesyl diphosphate synthase: MTTATEILQPVELDLEALLSDLRSLIGAGHPILQAAAEHLFSAGGKRLRPGIVLLISRALTSEKDLPLKHRKLAQITEMIHTASLVHDDVVDEADTRRGVETVHSRFNPRIAVLAGDFLFAQASWHLANLENLDVVKLLSRVIMDLAEGEIKQGLNRFDSSQSFESYLEKSYCKTASLIANSSKAIGVLSDVNSESLNSLYFFGRQLGLAFQVVDDILDFTGNDEQLGKPAASDLQSGYLTAPVFYALEDNPTLGELINNKFSKKDDLDKALSLVRDSSAIKKSRELAEKFASESKDSISWLPDSPSKKALLELPEFVISRLY, encoded by the coding sequence ATGACCACAGCCACTGAAATTCTTCAACCTGTAGAACTTGATCTAGAAGCATTGCTTTCAGATCTTCGCAGCCTTATTGGTGCTGGACACCCAATTTTGCAGGCGGCTGCAGAACATCTTTTTAGTGCAGGGGGGAAACGATTAAGACCTGGAATAGTTTTATTAATTTCCAGAGCTTTAACTTCTGAAAAAGATCTTCCTTTGAAACATCGAAAATTGGCCCAAATCACTGAGATGATTCATACCGCTTCTCTTGTGCATGATGATGTCGTTGATGAAGCCGATACGAGAAGAGGTGTTGAAACTGTTCATAGTCGCTTTAATCCAAGAATAGCTGTTCTTGCGGGGGATTTTTTATTTGCACAAGCGAGTTGGCATTTAGCAAATCTTGAGAATTTAGATGTTGTTAAGTTGTTAAGTAGGGTGATAATGGACCTGGCCGAAGGTGAAATAAAGCAGGGTCTTAATAGATTTGATTCAAGTCAATCTTTTGAGAGTTATTTAGAAAAAAGTTATTGTAAAACAGCTTCTCTTATTGCTAATAGTTCCAAGGCAATAGGTGTTTTATCTGATGTAAATTCTGAGAGCTTAAATTCATTATATTTTTTTGGAAGACAATTAGGTTTGGCTTTTCAAGTGGTCGATGATATTCTAGATTTTACTGGTAATGATGAACAATTAGGAAAGCCAGCGGCTAGTGATCTTCAGAGCGGTTATCTTACTGCTCCTGTTTTCTATGCTTTAGAGGATAATCCAACTCTTGGTGAACTTATTAATAATAAATTCTCAAAAAAAGATGATCTTGATAAAGCTTTGTCTCTCGTGAGAGATTCAAGTGCTATCAAAAAATCAAGAGAACTAGCTGAAAAATTTGCATCTGAGTCAAAAGATTCAATTTCTTGGTTGCCAGATTCACCATCAAAAAAAGCATTACTTGAATTACCGGAATTCGTTATAAGTAGACTTTATTAA
- a CDS encoding HAD family hydrolase, which produces MNKNWNFPKALLFDLDGVLIDSEPLHGQAWKETAALFDLNLTYGQLKLLRGRRRIDCANEIIKMIPKKVKTEDLLNLHKPISRRLIISAQAMPGSESLLKRCHKNNIPMALVTSSSSESIQIKTAHHKWMNLFSVKILGDDKSLVQGKPAPDPYLLAAKKLNIDPKECWAVEDSISGVSSALKAGCFVLFLKESDQKIDKKDFFEKNNNLKKIHDLKEIEEMLDLHQINKVYL; this is translated from the coding sequence ATGAATAAAAATTGGAATTTTCCTAAAGCATTATTATTCGATCTTGATGGTGTTCTAATTGATTCAGAACCCTTACATGGACAAGCATGGAAAGAAACTGCCGCGCTTTTTGATCTAAATCTAACTTATGGCCAACTAAAACTCTTAAGAGGCAGAAGAAGAATTGATTGCGCAAATGAAATTATTAAAATGATTCCCAAGAAGGTTAAGACAGAAGACTTACTCAACCTTCACAAGCCTATATCGAGACGACTCATTATCAGCGCACAAGCAATGCCAGGTAGTGAAAGTTTGCTCAAAAGATGTCATAAAAATAATATTCCAATGGCCTTAGTAACTAGTAGCAGCTCGGAATCTATACAAATAAAAACTGCGCATCATAAATGGATGAATCTATTTTCTGTAAAGATTCTTGGCGATGATAAATCACTAGTTCAAGGGAAGCCTGCTCCAGATCCATATCTTTTAGCTGCTAAAAAATTAAATATTGATCCCAAAGAGTGCTGGGCTGTTGAAGATTCAATTTCTGGTGTATCTTCAGCACTGAAGGCAGGCTGTTTTGTTTTATTTTTAAAAGAGAGTGATCAGAAAATAGATAAAAAAGATTTCTTTGAAAAAAATAATAATTTAAAGAAAATTCACGACTTAAAAGAAATAGAAGAAATGTTAGATTTGCACCAAATTAATAAAGTCTACTTATAA
- the acs gene encoding acetate--CoA ligase, which produces MNSDNSNSIESVLQEQRVFPPSDDFASKSRISSFSRYLEISEMAKSDPDKFWGDAARQELHWFKPFDRVLDWSKPPFAKWFDGGKTNISFNCLDRHLNSSTAEKIALIWEGEPGDQKKYTYKQLHKEVCKAANALKSIGIGKGDLVALYMPMVPEAAIAMLACARIGAPHSVVFGGFSSEALRDRLINGEAKAIITADGGFRKDKVIPLKEAVDSALEGGACPKVQSVLVVQRTKKPIDMNDGRDYWWHEIVDSQSEECLSEQMDSEDCLFVLYTSGSTGKPKGVVHTTAGYNLWSHLTFKWIFDIRENDVYWCTADVGWITGHSYIVYGPLSNGATTVMYEGVPRPSNPGAFWDVIQKHKISIFYTAPTAIRAFMKAGKNIPNQYDLSSLRLLGTVGEPINPEAWIWYRDVIGGGNCPIVDTWWQTETGGVMISPLPGATPTKPGSATFPLPGIEADVVNSDGKSVANNEGGYLVVKRPWPGMMRNVYGDEKRFRESYWEYLNPLDNGYMYFAGDGARKDEDGYFWVMGRVDDVINVSGHRLGTMEIESALVSHHLVSEAAVVGRPDNLKGESIVAFVTLKTGAEANESINADLKKHVASEIGPIAKPDEIKFTDALPKTRSGKIMRRILRALASGDEISGDTSTLEDRSVLDRLRS; this is translated from the coding sequence ATGAATTCAGACAATTCTAACTCTATTGAGTCTGTTCTTCAGGAGCAGAGAGTTTTTCCGCCTTCTGATGACTTTGCTAGTAAAAGTAGAATCTCATCTTTTTCAAGGTACTTGGAAATCTCAGAGATGGCTAAATCCGATCCAGATAAGTTTTGGGGTGATGCAGCTAGACAAGAATTACATTGGTTTAAACCTTTTGATAGAGTTCTTGATTGGTCAAAACCACCATTTGCTAAATGGTTTGATGGAGGAAAAACCAATATATCCTTCAATTGTTTAGATCGGCATTTAAATAGCTCAACAGCTGAAAAAATTGCTTTAATTTGGGAAGGTGAGCCAGGCGATCAAAAAAAATATACCTATAAACAATTACATAAAGAAGTTTGCAAGGCAGCTAATGCACTCAAGTCAATAGGTATTGGTAAAGGAGATCTTGTGGCTTTGTATATGCCTATGGTCCCTGAAGCTGCAATTGCAATGCTTGCTTGTGCAAGGATCGGAGCACCACATTCTGTCGTTTTTGGAGGTTTTTCTTCTGAGGCGCTTAGGGACCGATTGATTAACGGAGAAGCGAAAGCAATAATTACAGCTGATGGTGGCTTTAGAAAAGATAAAGTGATTCCTCTTAAGGAAGCTGTTGATTCAGCATTGGAAGGTGGTGCTTGTCCAAAGGTCCAATCAGTTTTAGTTGTTCAACGGACTAAAAAACCTATTGACATGAATGATGGCAGGGATTATTGGTGGCATGAAATTGTCGATAGTCAATCAGAAGAATGTTTGTCCGAACAAATGGATAGTGAGGATTGCTTATTTGTTTTATACACCTCTGGTTCGACAGGCAAGCCAAAAGGAGTAGTTCATACAACTGCTGGTTATAACCTATGGTCTCATTTAACTTTTAAATGGATTTTTGATATTCGTGAGAATGATGTTTATTGGTGTACCGCTGATGTGGGGTGGATAACAGGGCATAGTTATATTGTCTATGGTCCACTTTCTAACGGCGCAACCACTGTTATGTATGAGGGAGTTCCTAGACCTTCAAATCCAGGGGCTTTTTGGGATGTAATTCAAAAGCATAAAATCTCGATTTTTTATACTGCCCCAACCGCGATAAGGGCTTTTATGAAAGCAGGCAAAAATATTCCTAATCAATATGATTTATCCAGTTTGAGACTTTTAGGAACTGTTGGAGAGCCCATTAATCCTGAGGCTTGGATTTGGTATCGAGATGTCATTGGAGGAGGAAACTGCCCAATAGTGGATACTTGGTGGCAAACAGAAACTGGTGGAGTAATGATTAGCCCTCTTCCTGGTGCGACCCCAACAAAGCCAGGATCAGCAACTTTCCCTTTGCCTGGAATTGAGGCGGATGTAGTCAATTCAGATGGAAAGTCTGTAGCGAATAATGAAGGTGGCTATTTGGTAGTTAAAAGGCCATGGCCTGGGATGATGAGAAATGTTTATGGAGATGAAAAAAGATTTAGAGAGAGTTACTGGGAGTATTTAAATCCTTTAGATAACGGCTATATGTATTTTGCTGGAGATGGCGCCCGAAAAGATGAAGATGGTTATTTTTGGGTAATGGGTCGAGTTGATGATGTTATAAATGTCTCTGGTCATAGGCTTGGCACAATGGAAATAGAATCAGCTTTGGTTAGTCATCATTTGGTCTCAGAGGCAGCTGTTGTGGGTAGACCTGACAATTTAAAAGGAGAATCAATAGTAGCCTTTGTCACATTGAAAACCGGAGCAGAAGCAAACGAGAGTATTAATGCGGATTTGAAAAAACATGTTGCTAGTGAAATAGGTCCTATTGCCAAGCCTGACGAAATTAAATTCACTGACGCTCTTCCCAAAACTAGAAGTGGAAAAATAATGCGCAGAATTTTGAGAGCACTGGCCTCTGGTGATGAGATTAGTGGTGATACGAGTACGCTGGAAGATAGGTCGGTTTTAGATAGATTAAGAAGTTGA
- a CDS encoding DUF1350 family protein, with the protein MGTIRRISDVLCQWPSKPIGLIEIIGGSYISIKPEVSYKRLITGLLQRNFAVHSWSYIPNFDHQIQANQAWKQFRISRKILEERVGLIPKSIRLGHSLGCKLHLLAPDGGRNCNGLVAISFNNFRAKKSIPMLNKISQRLNFQTEFSPSPFETLNLIKEHYEQINNLLIRFKNDSLDQNNSLIKSLRERDFDNSKIIQLDGNHLSPVSLGLREKLLKTNLQGAIKYKTIDSLVDQITHWDI; encoded by the coding sequence ATGGGTACTATTAGACGTATAAGTGATGTTTTGTGCCAATGGCCTTCAAAGCCAATTGGTCTTATAGAAATAATTGGAGGTAGCTATATTTCAATAAAACCTGAAGTTTCATACAAAAGACTAATTACTGGTCTTTTGCAAAGAAATTTTGCAGTACATTCATGGAGCTATATCCCTAACTTTGATCATCAGATTCAAGCAAATCAGGCATGGAAGCAATTCCGAATATCTCGAAAAATCCTTGAAGAAAGAGTAGGCTTAATACCGAAGTCAATTAGATTGGGGCATAGCCTTGGATGTAAATTACATCTACTAGCTCCTGATGGAGGAAGAAATTGCAATGGTTTGGTAGCTATTAGTTTTAATAACTTCAGGGCAAAAAAATCTATACCTATGCTTAACAAGATTTCACAGAGACTAAACTTTCAAACTGAATTTAGTCCTAGTCCTTTTGAAACATTAAATCTTATAAAAGAGCACTATGAACAAATAAATAATTTATTAATAAGATTTAAAAATGATAGTCTGGATCAAAATAATTCACTAATTAAATCATTAAGAGAAAGAGATTTTGATAATTCTAAAATCATTCAACTCGATGGCAACCATCTAAGCCCAGTCAGCCTTGGTCTAAGAGAAAAATTATTAAAAACAAATTTACAAGGTGCTATAAAATATAAAACAATTGATTCATTAGTCGATCAAATAACTCATTGGGATATTTAA
- a CDS encoding 3'-5' exonuclease — MKEEQNHQKESEQLDFLNGTIKKNSIEKERDQGGKSSSKFIEGPIKILNSKKPPENILILDTETTGLDNENDDCIEVGSILFNVKSRSVLAQQSFLLPVQNNNAEKINNIPAEITRLPQPLCEAIKYFESLVQVSDVIVAHNAEFDMKWFGLKKLPLIEKQWICSMDDITWPADRQLKTRPSVRDLALAYGIPVWNAHRALTDCIYLAEVFKRCSELEELLIRALEPKVLLRAEISYEERYLAKNAGFRWNDAIKGAWSRKMSRRDMEKLEFPVHEVDFS, encoded by the coding sequence GTGAAAGAAGAGCAAAATCATCAGAAAGAAAGTGAGCAGCTTGACTTTCTTAATGGAACAATTAAAAAAAATTCCATAGAAAAAGAGAGAGATCAAGGAGGAAAAAGTTCTTCCAAATTTATCGAAGGCCCTATTAAAATTTTAAATAGCAAGAAGCCTCCAGAGAATATCTTGATTTTGGATACTGAAACAACCGGCCTTGACAATGAAAATGATGATTGCATTGAAGTCGGTTCGATACTTTTTAATGTTAAAAGTAGATCAGTATTAGCCCAGCAATCTTTTCTCCTGCCAGTTCAAAATAATAATGCAGAAAAAATAAACAATATTCCTGCAGAAATAACAAGATTGCCTCAACCCCTATGTGAGGCGATTAAATATTTTGAATCTTTGGTTCAAGTATCAGATGTAATTGTTGCTCATAATGCCGAATTCGATATGAAATGGTTTGGTCTTAAAAAATTACCTCTGATTGAGAAACAATGGATTTGTTCTATGGACGACATCACTTGGCCAGCTGATAGACAATTGAAGACGCGACCTTCTGTTAGAGATCTTGCATTGGCTTATGGCATCCCAGTCTGGAATGCACATAGAGCTCTTACAGATTGCATATATCTGGCAGAGGTATTTAAAAGATGTAGTGAGCTCGAAGAGCTTTTGATTAGGGCTCTTGAACCTAAAGTGCTTCTTCGAGCTGAAATCTCTTATGAAGAAAGATATTTAGCTAAAAATGCTGGTTTTCGGTGGAATGATGCCATTAAGGGTGCTTGGTCTAGAAAAATGAGTCGTAGGGATATGGAAAAATTAGAATTCCCTGTACATGAGGTAGATTTTTCATAA
- the hisS gene encoding histidine--tRNA ligase: MTNLKNLRGMVDLLPAQSRGWQKVESIALKHFSRAGLQEIRTPIIEQTELFLRGIGENTDVVGKEMYNFQDRGGRLCTLRPEGTASVARSIVQHGLLNNGPQRLWYRGPMFRYERPQAGRQRQFHQIGVEFVGLASVMSDAEVISIGWDFLKAVGLNDLTLELNSLGSNEDRNIFKEKLKDWLNQRFDLLDEDSQKRINVNPLRILDSKNNSTKELLYEAPSLSEFLSKESKTRFDCLQESLDNLNIPFKINTNLVRGLDYYSHTAFEITSDHLGSQATVCGGGRYDGLISELGGPKAPSIGWAIGMERLIILAGDKILHSESPDVYVIHRGANAEKLALNITCQLRSANLTVELDYSGSSFSKQFKRADKSMAKWAIVIGEEEVSKGQFSMKKLRDNENEVGISQYIFLREEIDQLIKKLID; this comes from the coding sequence TTGACCAATCTCAAGAATTTAAGAGGAATGGTAGATCTTTTACCCGCTCAAAGTAGGGGCTGGCAGAAGGTTGAATCAATTGCCCTCAAGCATTTTAGTCGAGCTGGATTGCAAGAAATTAGAACACCGATCATTGAACAAACTGAATTGTTTTTAAGGGGCATTGGCGAAAACACCGATGTTGTGGGCAAGGAAATGTACAACTTTCAAGATAGAGGAGGTCGATTGTGCACTCTGAGACCTGAAGGTACAGCTTCTGTTGCAAGGTCTATTGTTCAGCACGGATTATTAAATAATGGTCCTCAAAGGCTCTGGTATAGAGGACCAATGTTTCGTTACGAGCGTCCTCAAGCAGGAAGACAAAGGCAGTTTCATCAGATTGGAGTGGAGTTTGTTGGATTGGCTTCAGTTATGAGTGACGCTGAGGTTATTTCAATTGGTTGGGATTTTTTAAAAGCTGTCGGCCTAAATGATTTGACCTTAGAACTTAATAGCCTTGGAAGTAATGAAGACAGAAATATTTTCAAAGAAAAGTTGAAAGATTGGCTAAATCAGAGATTTGATTTGTTAGATGAAGATTCTCAGAAAAGAATTAATGTTAATCCTTTGAGAATATTAGATAGTAAAAATAATTCTACAAAAGAACTTTTATATGAAGCTCCTTCTTTAAGTGAATTTTTATCTAAGGAGAGTAAAACTAGATTTGATTGTTTACAGGAATCGCTAGATAATCTAAATATCCCATTTAAAATAAATACTAATTTAGTAAGGGGACTTGATTATTATTCTCATACGGCTTTTGAAATAACAAGTGATCATCTTGGATCTCAAGCAACAGTTTGTGGAGGAGGTCGTTACGATGGATTAATAAGCGAATTGGGGGGACCTAAAGCACCTTCAATTGGTTGGGCAATTGGAATGGAAAGATTGATAATTCTAGCCGGAGATAAAATTTTGCATTCAGAATCTCCGGATGTTTATGTAATTCATAGAGGTGCAAATGCGGAAAAACTTGCTTTGAATATTACTTGTCAGTTAAGATCAGCTAATCTAACTGTTGAATTGGACTACTCAGGCTCATCTTTTTCTAAACAATTCAAACGAGCAGATAAAAGTATGGCTAAATGGGCAATAGTTATAGGTGAGGAGGAGGTATCAAAAGGACAATTCTCGATGAAGAAATTAAGAGACAATGAAAATGAAGTAGGTATTAGTCAATATATTTTTTTAAGAGAAGAGATAGATCAGTTAATTAAAAAATTGATTGATTAA
- a CDS encoding nucleotide sugar dehydrogenase yields the protein MSSIKIRKICCIGAGYVGGPTMSVIADKCPDLEVRVVDINKERIAAWNDSDLTKLPIFEPGLDQIISRTRGRNLFFSSEMEKSISEADMIFISVNTPTKTKGLGAGKASDLSWVEASARQVAKFANGHTIVIEKSTLPVRTAQAIKEILKSSNLKNQKNQVSKTFSVLSNPEFLAEGTAINDLEKPDRVLIGGEDPAAINALVNIYLNWVPSEQIICTNLWSSELSKLAANAFLAQRISSINSISAFCEATGADIQEVAKAIGTDKRIGNQFLSAGPGFGGSCFKKDILNLVYLSEYFGLPEVANYWNQVVLLNTWQQDRIYKIVLEKLFGTVNGKNIAILGFSFKANTNDTRESPAIRIASDLLEEGALLSIYDPKVSFERIKEDFEKFSFNNQGIWKMANSIPDALKNVDAVLILTAWDEFFGLDWNYLASLMRSPAWVFDTRSVVNRQEIEKTDLNLWKLGEGS from the coding sequence ATGAGCTCTATTAAAATCCGAAAAATTTGTTGCATTGGCGCTGGTTACGTTGGTGGCCCTACCATGTCTGTTATTGCAGATAAATGCCCTGATTTGGAAGTAAGGGTTGTTGATATAAATAAAGAAAGGATTGCTGCTTGGAATGATTCTGATTTAACTAAATTACCAATATTTGAGCCTGGATTAGATCAGATAATTTCAAGGACAAGAGGTCGAAATCTGTTCTTTAGTTCAGAAATGGAAAAGTCAATATCTGAAGCCGACATGATATTTATATCAGTTAATACTCCAACAAAAACAAAAGGTCTTGGGGCTGGTAAAGCAAGTGATCTAAGTTGGGTAGAAGCAAGCGCAAGGCAAGTCGCTAAATTTGCAAATGGACACACAATCGTAATAGAAAAAAGCACGCTTCCAGTTCGTACTGCACAAGCAATAAAAGAAATACTTAAGTCATCAAATTTAAAGAATCAAAAGAATCAAGTCTCAAAAACTTTTTCCGTTTTATCTAATCCTGAATTCTTGGCAGAAGGAACCGCAATAAATGATTTGGAAAAACCTGACAGAGTTTTAATTGGTGGAGAAGATCCTGCCGCAATAAATGCTTTAGTAAACATTTATTTGAATTGGGTTCCTAGTGAACAAATAATTTGTACTAATTTATGGAGCAGCGAGCTTTCAAAATTAGCTGCTAATGCCTTTTTGGCTCAACGGATCAGTTCCATTAATTCTATTTCAGCCTTTTGTGAAGCGACGGGCGCTGATATTCAGGAGGTAGCAAAAGCGATAGGAACTGATAAAAGAATAGGAAATCAATTCTTAAGTGCTGGTCCAGGATTTGGGGGCAGTTGCTTTAAAAAAGACATTTTGAATTTAGTTTATTTAAGTGAGTATTTTGGTTTGCCAGAGGTTGCAAATTATTGGAATCAAGTTGTGCTCCTGAATACTTGGCAACAAGATAGAATATATAAAATTGTTCTTGAAAAACTTTTTGGTACTGTTAATGGTAAAAATATAGCAATACTTGGATTCTCTTTTAAGGCAAACACAAATGATACGCGTGAATCGCCTGCTATAAGGATTGCTAGTGATTTGCTAGAAGAAGGTGCTCTTCTTTCGATTTATGACCCTAAGGTTTCATTTGAGAGAATAAAAGAAGATTTTGAAAAATTTTCTTTTAATAATCAAGGAATTTGGAAAATGGCAAATTCAATACCAGATGCATTGAAAAATGTAGACGCAGTTCTAATTCTGACTGCATGGGATGAATTCTTTGGTCTTGATTGGAATTATTTAGCTTCTTTAATGAGATCACCAGCTTGGGTGTTTGATACAAGATCAGTTGTCAATCGACAAGAAATAGAAAAAACAGATTTGAATTTGTGGAAGTTGGGCGAGGGGAGCTAA